Genomic DNA from Rhizophagus irregularis chromosome 1, complete sequence:
TTAATGCTTCAAGTTTTGTTGCCTTTGAATTCGCTATggaattatttgaaaagatttaaagaaaaaaagaaagaacaaaatagaattcaatattttttttattacaacatttatttaattttactgacaatttaaataattaaataaaaatattagaatcaatttgactgatatatattatatataaaatatgctcCCCCAGCGGACTCATTAATtcaattagaattaaaataatctattataCTTTAAAGTTGTACTAACTATTAAACTTGAATTGATATTACTTATATTgtacattataaattaatttttagattgCGTATTGCAATCtctataactgataatattattttactatatcataatttaatgataaacattaaaactaaaaaacaaaaataaatattattagaaaataaataagaaaattaataagaaaatttaataataaaaaattttcttaccCTAATTTGATAACTTCCTGCTTTAGTCATATACCTTACCCATTTGACACTTGTGTAATTACTTTTTTCGAATACTTTCAAAAATCTTACCAATAATCCGGAAGAAGTGAACATTAAAACTTGGAAATCCATTGATATCGGTGGTCGCGACCATGCTTTCTTAACAGTCATAGAAGAAAGTTCAGCTTCGCCAGACAATGTTGCCTCGGATTGTCCTTGAAATCGCGGTAAcctacataaaaaaaaattttttttttttataatgtaaataaataaatagactTGAATTATCgtattcataattatttagatacaTTACTTCCACACAATAGAATTCTCAGCTGGGACATATCTCGCTCTACCAGCAGTAACGCGTATATTAATACTGGCAGTGTTAAGTGGCGTGGGTATCCTTATCACCACATTATTAGCAATTAACTTCGGAGAAAAATTGGCTTTTACAGTAACACGATATTCAACTCGAGATTTACCAATTTCATTAACCACCGGGTGAACACGAAATGGAAGATTGACATTTTCTGTAGTACGatatctttataaataaaatgattaaaatagcATTCGAGGAATTTTGAAGATAAGAAAAACGGTTATTCGGTTCAAACCTCATTAATTCAAATTCACCATCTGGAGGAACAAAACTTATAGTTCGATCGGAATCGAATTTTCCTAACTTAACACATTGATGAAATTGGCAGTCATCAATCTCAACAGCATTAGTTCTTCTCTGAGATCTgttgaataatttaattttaagtaaGTCTCTAAATGAATCTATTTTaagatacaaaaaaattcacataCAATCCTCTATGCGATGTGTCTTTTTCTAATAACAACTTATCATTAAGTCCAAATTTACATTCTGGAGTACCAGAAAGGTATGCTCTCATCATAATTTGCCCAGACACGTCCGCTCTTAATGTTGTACCTATTTTATCAAAGACAAGTATTTATTACCTTATAAAGCactaaatgttaaaaaacagAACATTAAAGATACTAACCTTTAGTACTCATTAACAAATTTACGGATTCAATTACATCTATAAAGGCTTCATTCTTTCTGTATTTAATATCTGATCTGCGCCACGAAGTAGCCCCAGTTGCTTGGATGGTGATCTTTGAAGAATCCTCTTtctattattgaaaataatcaatattttacctAAATTTATCTACAATATTGGAGATAACATACCACAGCGCGTTGAGATTTGACGCCTTCGGTGGTTATATACATTTTGAGCGTTTCTGTTTCGCTATTTTGAGGATACCCAAAATCGAGGACCtctaataaaagttaaagcattatcaattttatgaCATTATTCCTATTCCAAATTTGCGCGAGTATTTACCATCTAACAGCTCatatattaatacaaaattattcttaACGGCTTCCTCGtcaaattttccaaaataagCCTTTCCAATATTAACCAGCCGATAACAAAACTCAAACACTAAGGCAGCGTTAGCATTACATTTTGTAACGGCCACAATGTAAAGGTTATCATGACGAACATGAAAAAATGATGTAGACCCAAGTGTAATGATTGGTGAGCGAACATCTGTATTGGAAATTACTTGAATTCTAAAAATGTCCGCCACAGAACGCCTAGATAGAATGTTCGCGTTTTATGAGTTTCTATTAATGTTAATCTAAAACAGAAACTTCATACTCACTTCAAATCTTGACGGTACAAACGCGAGATGAGCACTTCTCCTTTctgattataaataaagaatgcACTTATCATCGTTGTCAGATACGAACCTAATTCGAGAGCAAATCAATTGATAAGTTTGTCGATCCTCTTTCCTATTGGATGGATACACAGtcaatctaataaaattttagtcgCAGCTTATCGTACAAGTATTACAGtaaaaaatagaaaacaaAGTTGGAACATGATAGATTTAGATTTACTATCTTCCTTCAAACCAAAATCTAAAAGACCAAAATTACAGTTGATCCGTTCATTCTTATTGACGGAATAAACGAGCACGACGGTAAAAGAAGTctaaaaaagttgctttagGATTATAGGATGTTTAGAGTTTGTTTAAGGTTGTTTCTGATTCTAGTTAAAAAAGACTAGGTTTTTATcaaacgtaaaaaaaaaatacgctTTCACTCGAACGcccgaaaattttaaaatgaatctTTTAAGTGATCGATTACAAACTACTATGAAGACCGGGAAACCACTAAAAAAGACTATAAAgggaattaatttttaatggatcGCCTAGCAAACTTGCAtctattatttgtaattttttgttttgtcaAACATATTAGATGATTTAATATAGTCTAAAGAACATTTAAGGCTGCGCCAAaagaacaataaataatatctaaaaatctaaaaatcttGTATATTCATCACGTCGAACTTCTCAAAGATCGTACAACACTTTCCATTGCTCGTTTTTTAACTCTCTCTTCAGGTTGCATTGCCAATAACGGTTGATCCTGCCATCTATTAAAACAATGTGTTTCTTTAACATGAtgcttattaatatataatttttttgtaatataattttttggacGAACTTACTTatcaaacaaattaataacatCTGTAGGCTTAAGTAATgaatattttctatttcttgTAGAAGGATCCAAGTATTCTTCAACATTATCGGATTGTAGAAGAGTTACAATCTAAAAAAGCGGTAACATAATATACAATTAGTGACTTGTTAATTGcttattaatgtaattatatcataatttatgATTACAAATACCTGTCTCAATTCTAAAAATGCATCCGCGATATTTGGGTCTTCAAGTTTACGTGCAAAATGTTCAAGGAACGTAACATCAACTTCAAGATTTGCAACACCATTCGCATTAATCTTTTTAACGCTAGGACTTAgaattaaattctataaaaggTATAGAGTacaactttaaaataaatcttttcgATAAACTTTAAGTAATAGTTAAATAAAGCATACACATAAAGAAGAAGCCAAATGACTTAAAGCATTAAAGTAAATGAAAATCTTGATTGACATCGGAAGATTGTACAAAGTTGAACTAATGACAGCCGTAAGGTAGTTAGCCATATCTGtgttttaaagtaaaaatttcattaaatgatttcaaataacactattaataataaaataacaaaccGTGAAGGAAAAAACTTGGATGAGCCTGAACAGAATTCGGCACCCTAAATAATTACACAATTAAAGTATATGATAGATTCAAGATTTCAAGATGTGAAATAAAAGACTTACCAATCATAATCTGCTAATTCTaagaaatcatcaatttttgaaTTGACTAGTTCAAAAATACGCTTCTCCGCTTTTTTACTAGTCTCACGAAATTCTTCAGCAGCTTTTAACTTGATTTGGCCTCCACGATGAGatgatctaaaaaaaataatatttgtcaTGGTagtttgcaattttttttttacagaagTGGAATAAGGTGAATAATATACCTTTTtgattttagtaatttttctaattcccCACAGGCATCATGAAAATATTCGagattaatgataatttgtaCAATCTGTGACATATTTTGACTTTCTAATTTACTCGTTAGAACACCATTAACATGTTCTATTAACAAATTATCTAACGTCTTTTAAAAgcgaaatatatttattataagcggataattcaaaaaatttcctaactataatattaaacCAACCTGTTTTGCAATATCGTCTACTGTACTAAATTGTCGTGAATCACCTTCTGCAAATGTATAGTATTGAtccacaaattttttaatgtccAAGCAACATGAAGGATATGCTTGCGAAAAAGGAAGTGTTCTTGGATATCTATAGAATATTCATacgaaaagtaaaatttttccttAAATATATTTCTGATTCTGAAAAATCAAGTATCaacaattttttacatatggACTAATTCGGCTCCAAGAATTTCAGTACCACCCAATCAAAAACTGAAATTGGCCAGGCTgcgtatagaaatatttataattgattcCTAACATACCCTTGACTAATACGATGATCCTCTTTAAACCAACAAGCATCAACAACTGCCTCATACTCTGCTGGACTACTAATAGGCATTGGCATGTAATCATCATACAGGAGTGTCTACAATATataactttctttaaaaatcaacataatatcaaagaaataaaaaatcaacttATTTTACCTGAAGAAAATCTTCCAAAAATCTTTGTTTCAACATATCAGAGTATCTTTGAAAAACAGTTAATATCAAATCTGTAAATGCGTGAACATTATATCCGTAatcctaagaaaaaaatacatatatatattatctatGACAAAACTTTGATAGAAAAAAagtatgtaaatttaattacctCCAAAGTTTGAATGAaggtaaataaagaaaatttaatctgtaaaaataaatttggatCATGACATTCATCAAGACTttcagtaataattttaacgaCTTTAGCAATTACTGAATCCCATAAGTTATCAACCTCTGTTTGAGATCGAAAATTTTGTGTAGAGTGTACAATCACATATTCTACAACAAAAAACCCTACAATGTCTTGGAGGAAAGCTTCGAAACCCTTCTCATTACCTTCCCTCAATGTGAATGATTGTGATAGAACCAAATTTGCTTGGGacttgaaagaaaaaaaaaaaattattataatcattattatatgtGTATTAAATTCACATGAAGTTAATTCACATGAAATTAATTACCCTTCTATCTTCCtcataatttgatttaaattcatttcGTTTTCCTAGTTCTTCGTAAATATGCAAACATTGATATAATGGTTTGAAATCAATATGTACAT
This window encodes:
- a CDS encoding Putative clathrin-associated protein complex, with the translated sequence MISAFFIYNQKGEVLISRLYRQDLKRSVADIFRIQVISNTDVRSPIITLGSTSFFHVRHDNLYIVAVTKCNANAALVFEFCYRLVNIGKAYFGKFDEEAVKNNFVLIYELLDEVLDFGYPQNSETETLKMYITTEGVKSQRAVKEDSSKITIQATGATSWRRSDIKYRKNEAFIDVIESVNLLMSTKGTTLRADVSGQIMMRAYLSGTPECKFGLNDKLLLEKDTSHRGLSQRRTNAVEIDDCQFHQCVKLGKFDSDRTISFVPPDGEFELMRYRTTENVNLPFRVHPVVNEIGKSRVEYRVTVKANFSPKLIANNVVIRIPTPLNTASINIRVTAGRARYVPAENSIVWKLPRFQGQSEATLSGEAELSSMTVKKAWSRPPISMDFQVLMFTSSGLLVRFLKVFEKSNYTSVKWVRYMTKAGSYQIRF